caagcaggtgaaatatagagtgattttgtggttttagctgacgtgtgtcgcctcactgtgttgagcgatgctcgttcatgtctatgtagagcgagcacaagcgcgagtaacaggacgctgactttcgttgacttaaaggccacaggtgtcgctgttaacaagcatttctgattcctactaacagtccctttaaaagaaaagaaaaaaagagtattattattacagtatagtgcagcatttgatcaattagCTAAGGTATATATATGCATGGTAGATGTGTGCATTGGGTTGATTATCTCCACTCTTTTACCCACCAGTTTGATGAGATATGATCAAACTCTCCTCCTGGAGGCGGCTGCTCCTCCTGgaggctgctgctcctcctggaggctgctgctcctcctggaggctgctgctcctcctggaggctgctgctcctcctggaggctgctgctcctcctggatgtggagaaaaaaaagtttctgaGTCCTTAGGGGCACAAACTAAAGTGACTTCCTGAAGTGTTTGGTGGGCTGGGCTCCATGTCCTCTCCctgctctcctcttctcctgtttATAGTTGTTTTCCCCTCCAGGATCCTGACACGTGGCTGTTTGGGGAGAGCCAGACAGTTCCTCCTCCTGTAGCAGGAGCAGCAGCTAGCGGATCTCTGCCTCCCTCCGCCTCCGGTAGTCTGGTGGAAACTCAACCCAGCCTCCATCAAGACGGCCTGGATGGCAGggacacactggagcaaagACTGCCTAAACCACAAGGTatttaacacattaaaatgtCACATTCATGTAACGCAATGTTTGTGTTGTCAAGGGTTTTCCCGGGCCCCCTAACGTTAGCACTAACTGACTCCAACGGACGATAGTTTTAGCAGTTAGAACCGTTAGCACTGACTGACTCTAACGGCTGCTAGTTTTAGCAGTTAGAACCGTTAGCGTTGAGTTGCACTGATTGCGTGTGTCGGAGCTAACGGTAGCAGCTAATCTCCGTAGCAACCTAACGTCAGCAGCTAACTTTTACTCACTGAGTTAGTCAGCTAGTTCAGTGTATCGTTGTAATAAACGCACGGTTGATAGTTTAACGTTAATTTGCCGCATTGTTTTGCCAGTTTAGCTCTGAGGCGTTTTCATTTTCTGCGTATTTTATATTGAACTAACTGTTGTTACCTGATAGTTAATGTGAAGGACTGCTAACTCCCAGACAGGACAGCAGATGATGCCTTCAAAGACCTGTTGTTAGGTACAGTCTGCTGAGATGAATAATCAGTCATGTTAATGTTACTTAAACTTTTCTCTGTAACTCTGAAGAGGAGGTATGTATGGCCAGACATCCACAGCTAACAGGAAGCAAACACTGGAGGAGTCTGGTAGTGTTTCTAGACTTTTATTTCCCTAACTTAACTTTAAGAAGCTGGTCTGCAGCTGGCAGCTGGTCAGAGTAACAACAAGTTACTGTCTGGTGGGAGttggaaaaaataacattaacgTGATAGAAAACTTAATATGTTTAGCTTTTAGACTGTCAAGTCAGACAAACTAGCTATTTGAAGACACCTTGAGTCTTTATAGGAAATTGTGACAGGATTTTTGCTTACCAGACTACAGaccagattaatcgataaggaGAATAATTGAGTTACTGCCTTAAAGGCGACCTATTATTATGTTTTCGTGCCTTTCTcgtttcctttagtgtgttaaagggactgtttgtaagaatcataaatgcttgttaacagcgacacctgtggccgttaagtcaacgaaagtcagcatcgggctcgcgcttgtgctcgctctacatagacatgaacgagcatcgctcaaaacagtgaggcgacacacgtcagctaaaaccacaatatcactctatatgtCACCTGCttgacagtaatgttagctgagcagacggaggtctctccatgaatcactgctgatcctagtgttggcttttcctgcttcagcctcccgaccgcggccggagggagacaccagcacccggtcagagacaataacgttactcgctgcggagccccgtcacttcacaagacacggaaaacctctgttggtctggagaagCTGCATctgttatttctgcacaaacgtccactgtacatttactagatattctcagagctaaactaactcttctgcagtgtggagtgtgcgcgcatgcacttgaggtggagcgagctgtgagtgaagacaggcagaggagcagagtacagcagagactggagaccaaagctacggtctcccccgcgtactccgactgcggccaacactgttttgcaagacgggcttcactagatataactttgcggttttggtgcttccgtgtagtttgtgttggagtcccgtctgaacagcgtagccacacgcgagccgcatgggacaccgacccgggtgatttatacttgtaggaagttacaaacagtccctttaagctatatagtttttgtgcatgtaaaaagtgcAAAGATACAAACCCCAAAGTCCacgaccaagtactgagtgtgaactggtagctggagaggtgccagtttgcctcttggaccctgccgaggtgcccttgagcaaggcaccaaacccccaactgctcggggcgcctgtcatgggcagccccctcgctctgacatttctccattaatgcatgtacaTAGGTCCtgcttgtgcatgtgtgtgtatttcgggTCTGTGTGTACTATGTACTGTGtaaaataacagagtgaaaaaaaaataatttcccctcggggatcaataaagtgcctttcttcttcatcttcttcttcttcttctctcttcttctgtctttccTTCCGTAACGTGTTGAGTTgttctgataccgataccagtttCGGAAATGCGTCTGATGCTGCCCAAAATTCTGTATTTAGTATCTGAGTACGCCAGTACACAATGCACCAATCTGATACAATAATTtgttaacccagaaaaaaataaacttgtttaaccagaaatcaattcttcttcgctgctcctaaacgccctggatgtatcatggctgctactggcaactactgttttagagcagcgaagaagaactgattgcaggtagtttgtgaCGTgatgatagcaaacaacaacagtgcggtgctagtggagagtgtaatggtaacggtagtcagagcaaGGAAAATTacagccatttggcaatatttcactgtGGAAAatctgttcatgttttacaaatggtttaacctgagccaggccatacatcAAATATAGTAATCATAGCACATCCATACATGTTccgtagtaaacagctgtttaataataataataatgactatACATTTTTTCATCacgctggtattggatcggtactcggtatcagccgataccgcaAGTTTCGGAATCGATAtttggaaggaaaaaatggtatcggaacatctctagtaacgtggtgatgtcaccatgtaACACATTTGCctcacagccagtatgagaaaagtaaagcgttttttgaacattaaaacatgtaaacacattcatacaagtatgcacctgaaaataagcataataggtcctctttagtttaatgtttatttaaaatgttcgTACATCTTTGAGAAGGTGCAAGAGAGGCCTGTTTGTCTGAAAGTGTGCTCCTCTTGCAGCATTACTGGTTGCAAGTGCTTTTTGGACCGTGGGACGGATGAAAGGTGGAAGCTGTAGGAAGCCCAACTGGGCTGTAGCTGCTCTGTTGATCCCAGTTACCCTGCTGCTCGTGCTGACCTCCAGGGGGGCATCAGGCAGCCGCAAGATGACACAAACGTCTATGGCTCATGCAACAGCCTCTTCTGCAGGACCAGGCCCCAGCCTGACATATGACCTCCCAGGCCTCCAGGCAGTAGCAGACGTCTTATCCAGCGAACAAGCTCATGTTTGGCTCTTGTCCCTGGTGGGCTCTGTTGCTGTAGGCCTCAGTGGGATTTTCCCCCTTCTTGTCATTCCCATCGAAGCTGGAGCAGCCCTCAAAACAGAAGGTAAGAGGTAGCAACATGTAAACTATACATGTCAGTGAATTACTCacaatactatattattacaatattttGCAAGACATTCATCAATGATACATCATGATATCTGTGTAactaaagagaaaatatatcttttaaatGGTTATACAATTTTTTAGAAAAGCAGGAATCAATCATGTACTAAATTTATGATGAAGAGCTAGTCATTGTTTTACAtgtcaacataaacacaaatagtGACTATATATTGACTAAAGACTGCAGTGTTGAAAGCAGAAGAGTCCAGAGGTCAAAGAAGGAaatatttctgcctcattaatTATGGCATAAATGTAAAATTCAAGCTCTTTAGTAGGTCTGTAGTAAATCTCAGCTCTCCACACTCCCTAACAGGAGAAAATAACTCCAGTGGGATCAACTAGTAGTGCTAGTGGAACTTTGTCAGCCAGTTCTAGACACAGCTGCATCTTTGTCATGGTTTAAAATAGTAGCAACCTTAAAGATCCCATGAAATGGGCACTTGAACTTCCTGGAAAACTGCAGCTTCCTGGAAAACAACGTCATGAACATGCCTTCAACAAGTATTAATTTAGACTGAAGGCTTTCAAAGCAGGCTTTACAGGAAACTTTTccttaaaaacatacatttttgttGTGCTGAATAGGAAGACTGTCAGTGAAAAGGTCACCCAGTTCCACAGCAGATACAATTTAAAGATTGAAAAGTATACAGTGGAAAAATGCAGGTTGCTGTGTCATTAAGATGCATTGTCTGTCAAGAAAGCATGAGTGTCTGTCTGTACAAACTTTTGTACCAATCCATGtggtagatgttgagatatcaCTGAAAACTTTCACCTGCTGGACACACTAGATGAGAAGTCAGACAACCATCACGTTTTTAGGATTCTTCCTTTGAGGACCAgttcaaaatgtcatggcaGTCTAATAGTTGTTGTTATTTTAGTCTGGACTAAAGTGGTGGTTGACATTGCCATCCAACAGACACTGCAGTAGACAGTAATTTGCAGTGATTACGCCCAGTACAAATAATAACTCCTCTTTTAACCGGTCCATGTTGATAGCAGTTTCATTAGGTTGTTTTTAGTTCCTTAACTtatgaacacaaaaaaatgcttttcaatccacctgtttttatgtgcattttcaatttgcgcatttaaaaaaacagagtgGAAACGCTTCAATAAGCAGGCCAGACTTTAGGTCAGCCTGCGGCCTCTGAAGTGGCCCCACCCACAGGAACGTGGCATTCCAGATGTATTTTAGGCCGTGGGGTTTTCAAGTGCAGTCCTGACCTGAGATTAGTCATTACTGAGGAAACTCCTGAAGCATTAAAGATTTCTGCTGAGCACATAATCACTGTGTATATTAGTAGCCTGGGCCACACTTTTGTGGATTTGTGTGCATCATGTTTTACTTGTTAAAAAATGATGAGTTCATCAGTAGAggtgccattaaaaaaaaaaaaaagaggatgaaGAAACCGTAGAGCTAAAAAAtgattatttgtgtttttgacaaAAAAGTGAATCATACATGAATAAAAGTAATGATGTTAATCAGGTTGATCAGTAAGAAATGCAGAGTATGGATGAGTGTATGATGGGTGCAAACAAAACCCCAAACATGTCAGGGTctgggaggaagagaagagagaggttAGAGATGAAGCCACTTAGGTTTCCTGATGTCATCAGTTTCCTGATGTCCTTTCCCACTCTGCCCATTGGCTCCTGAGCCAGGAAGCTGAGAGGGATTGACATCACAATCTCATGGAATGAATGTACAATTCTTAATTAAACACTCTAAACGGtaattgctttttttcctcttctgtttgtctctgtgttttctcAGCTGGAAGCCAGAAGCTGAAACAGCTCTTGAGCTTTGCTATTGGTGGTCTCCTTGGTGATGTATTCCTTCACCTCCTTCCTGAGGCGTGGGCGCTCTCTGACTCTTCAGGTGGGTCTCCTTTCCACCAATACCATCACCAACTTTGTAtttgaagtagggctgtcaattgattaaaatatttaattctgattaatagcatgattgtccatagttaatcacaataaatcgcacatttattatctgttcaaaatgtatcttaaatagaggtttgtcaagtatttaaatgggcaaatatgcttgctttatgcaaatgtatgtatatatttattattggaaatcaattaacaacacaaaacaatcacaaataatgtccagaaaccctcacagactttagcataaaaaaaacatacaaactgcagcccaacaggcaacaacagctgtcagtgtgtcagtgtgctgacttgactatgacttgccccaaactgcatgtgattatcataaagtgggcatgtctgtaaagtggagactcgtgggtacccatagaacccattttcattcacatatcttgaggtcaaaggtcaagggacccctttaaaaatggccctgacagttttttctcgccgaaatttagcgcaagtttggagtgttattttgcctccttcacgacaggctagtataacatggttggtaacaatagATTCCTTATTCCTAAATCCCTGATTTTGTAGTTTCttataatgccagtatcttcactctagctttaaaactgtgcttgctacaacctaaatatcgcaagttgcgttaatgcgttaaagaaatgagtggcttgaaattaatttgcgttaacccgttattatcacgttaactttgacggccctaattttaagaattttatttatttctttgaccCCCTCTAAAACATACCTGAGAATAAGATATTTCTATTTGCTCACTAGTAGTCTGCTTAAGACCTTCTTATCTTATAAGATCTTATGTACAATCTCTCTGCTTCCTTCCTAGCTAGTAAACACAACCACTACACGAACCAGGGCTTGTGGGTAATCGTTGGCATgttggccttcctcctcctggaGAAGATGTTCCCAGACCAAGACAGCCACGAGGATCCCACTTCAGATTCAGACCTGAATTCTAACTCTGCTGTAAGTGTTttggctgaaatgttattagAAGAAGAATCTCATTGCTGTCCAAAGGAGTCTCGCTGCACTCAGACTTGTCAGTACAAGCCttcacatatttttgttttcatggaTATGTTTGGTCTGCATGTTTCTATCAGTGTTTTGGTGACTGTAGCATCAGATAAGCTACTGCACAATCAGTGATCTCCTCCAACAGGGAagagtttaaaggaatagtttgacaattcttgccaagagttggaTAAGAAAATCAATATTATTCTCATGTCTTGTTGTCACCATGAGGTTGCCAGGTAGCCACTGGAGACTCTGGGATGTTACTGCGCCCAGTCAAGAAATAATCCAGCACATAACCTCCATAAAACCACAAGGTGTTGTTTTTGCACTaatgtttttgtacagattaaacaaatgagagaTGTAACATTTTAATTAGTAAGATTTAGAGGAGCTAGTAGGTTGTctttgtagggctgtcctcaaccaaagaaattcttagtcgactaacccACTTCCGatttagtcgactaattgattagttgatttaatccaCAGATCGTAAACTGATTTTCT
Above is a genomic segment from Sebastes umbrosus isolate fSebUmb1 chromosome 2, fSebUmb1.pri, whole genome shotgun sequence containing:
- the slc39a13 gene encoding zinc transporter ZIP13; amino-acid sequence: MKGGSCRKPNWAVAALLIPVTLLLVLTSRGASGSRKMTQTSMAHATASSAGPGPSLTYDLPGLQAVADVLSSEQAHVWLLSLVGSVAVGLSGIFPLLVIPIEAGAALKTEAGSQKLKQLLSFAIGGLLGDVFLHLLPEAWALSDSSASKHNHYTNQGLWVIVGMLAFLLLEKMFPDQDSHEDPTSDSDLNSNSASQSISAFSGKAVASLRNGHHAESWKSSTQQSLQERSEKIKTSGYLNLLANCIDNFTHGLAVAGSFLVSKKVGFLTTFAILLHEIPHEVGDFAILLRAGFDRWSAARLQLSTALVGVLGACFALCAQSPKGTENATSWILPFTSGGFLYIALVNVVPDLLEESSLRQSMLQILLIFCGMAVMAVLSAIVD